ACTGTGCTCACCGGTATCGCTTGATATATTGGCAGTACCATCCCATCATCATTAGTCAATTAtcagtttaaaaaaaattagatacCGTCACTTTGTCAGGTGATATCagtatatatatttcaaaatactcgttaaaatatgaatattcagGGAGGAAATTTATTTTAACGGGTATTGTTGATATATCAGAAGattgataaattattttatcaattaaaataataaaaaaaatacgaaaaaaaataaaaattgcatGGATTGAGGTCAGGCGGCACCTCTTAAATATTTTACAagaaaaagcatggaaatgagttgAGGTAAATGGAAGACtgcatttaattttttatatagatTTGAATAGTGAAAGACTCATTTAATTCCTTCAACCATAAAACTGCTATCACTATTGCTACTAACAATTACTGAAATTAGATATTTTATAGTTTTAGATAATAATTATTGAAGTGAAAATTATTGCATCTCAGAGTTTCTCTATTATGCTCCCCTCTCCTATAATCCTCACTTtctttactattttaaaatttgagaaaaaatttATTAAGTGGTTGAGTATAATGATGAGAAACATTATAATCTCCTTATCCATTTGAACCGTCTCCCACCTCCGCCCACTGAACCTTTTTCACTTAACCATCATCCATATTCAACCTAGTTAGGCATAACTTACTTATCTACGTCCCACGTATCCTGAACTTTTCAATTAAAGCTTAGGCAATGGCTATTCCTATGGTGCTTGCTATTCTGTTTCCACCCACTTTGTTCCTCACTGGAGCATCTGTTTTAACTCTATTATCGCTGGCAATTCTTGGGGTTTTAGAAATTAGAGGGATTAACTTGAAATATTCCAAGTTCGTCAAtactgcttcttcttcttcttcgattaGATTTAAAGTTCCCAGCAGAGTTGGCATGTTATTGCTCTACACACCAGCTTTCCTTGTCGGTGTTGCTTCCTTTTGGCTTTACCCAGCTGATGACTCTAGATTTCTTTTCCTCAAATCTGCTGTTACCATCCATTTCTTTAAGAGACTTTTTGAGGTATATTtactctttttttctcttttgcgGATACATTTTTTTTTGATCTTACGATGAATGTTCATAAAAGTAAATTTATTGATTAAACATTGCAGGTGATTTTCATTCATAAATACAGTGGAAAGATGTCTCTAGACACAATGATAATTATACTTGTCAGCTATTTCTTTCTAAGCTTAAGCTTGATTTACACACAAACTTTTAATCAAGGACTCTCGGAACCGTCCATTGATTTGAAGTACCTTGGAATTGTGTTGTTTTTAATAGGTATTAGTGGCAATTTCTACCACCATTACCTTCTGTCCAAGCTAAGAACAAACGGTGACAAAGAGTACAAGATCCCCAAAGGTGGTTTGTTTGAGTTGGCGATTTGCCCTCACTATCTGTTTGAGATTTTAGAGTTCTTGGGAATTAGTTTAATTTCTCAAACATTGTACTCATTTTCAGTCACTCTAGGCTCTGCATTGTACTTTATGTGTAGGAGTTATGTCACTAGGAAATGGTACATGTCTAAGTTTGAAGACTTCCCCAAGGAAGTCAAAGCTCTAATTCCATTTGTTTTTTAATGCATGGATGAAGGCTTTCATATACACCCACCAAGTCGTTACACTTCATTAGGGAATGGAGATTTGACAATAAAATATATTCTCCAATTAACCACTTTTATGTTATGATTATAATTTTGTTTTATCATGGCTTCAATACACGTTATTAGACCATATATGTAACCATGTAAAAATAGGAAATTGCAAATGATAAGCATGTGATATTATCCTTGCATTGTTGCTTCTAAAATTCACAAAATTGTTGAGCTGGGCCTAAATGAAAGGAATATGTGGTTATGAAAAGGGCTGCCGACTACTTGCTAAAAAATGTGGGTCCGAATCTACAACTGATGGGACTTTGGTAAAAAAAGGGATGTATGGAATCAATGTTCACTTCTTTTAAGCAAACTAAActgttaaattataaatttggtTTTCTTTTAGATTTTGGTTTGGTTTTATTTCGAGTCAGAGATAAATCTATTTTGGATTTAGATCATTACAAGTTTGAGGTTTTTTGgattcaaaatttatttaaatttagattTTTCGATCTTGAATTAAATTGTTATGTGCTTAGCTCAATATAGGTGGAGGATTTTTTTGGCTCAACCTTGTTTTGCTGCTTTAATTGGGACTTTTTgcttatgatttttaaataaatgttttgttaatacataaaaataataattcaaatttcatatttcataatcaatttatataatgaaCGGAAAagtttgattaaattaaattgttcaacTATTTATTTGATGTAAAAAGAAATTATTGTTAAATACATATTAGAAAGTAGTATTTTATCAATACtataaaaatatcatataaatgACAAATTTTACATACATTATAGTCTTGTTCATGAGTTAGGCTATCCACTCAGGTCCAAAGGTTTGTCTGAAATTTGAAaaggtttggataaaaatattaggTCTGAAAAATAAGTTTGAGAAAAAAATAGGCCCATTTAAAATATGGGCCAAGCTCGGCTTAAACATTCAAGGCTCAAGCCCAGCTTGACCCATTTTAAGttttaatactttatattatgtttttTATATAGATAATGTAATTTAgaatacattaaaaaaataaacttatactaaatatataatactactttaatgtaaaccctaaaataatattaagatgactatataaaaattttcaataaataaaaaatatataaaattattaaatatcaaaataaaataatataaatatatattttttaaaaattaaaataatatgaatGGGTCTAAAATGGACTTGGTTAGTCTTTCACAAATATAGACAGGTTTGGGTAAAACTTTATGCCCATATTTTGGGTTGAGCTAGATTTAGACAAGCATAAAGTATGTTAATATCATACTTAGACTTGGTCCAAACCCGACCTGACCCATGAGCATTTTTAGTTAAAGCTTCATACTACTAACACGAAGGTAACAAGTTCGACTCTTGCAAATCgaataacttattaattaattttttatctaaGGTAGGGGTTGAAATAATAATTGTCTGGACGTGAGCCAACTCCCCCATATATTTCTTAATTGTGCTTCAAGCaattagtttttaaataattaatataaatgaaagtttttaaataattatttatagctCCATATTACTAACACGAAGGTAGGAGGTTCAACTCTTGCAAACTGAAtaagttattatttttatttttatcttagaccgaataaattatttatcatttaACTAATGAAGAAAAGCTTCGTATATTAAAGTTTCTACAAATGAAATGACTAATTTACTAGCTCAATTGGTTGTAGCTTCATGCTACTAACATGAAGGTTGCAAGTTCGATATCTTTGAGTTGAATaagttattatttattattttatcttaggccgaataattttttatcatttcaccaatgaagaaaaattttatatattatagttTTTACAAATGGAACAATTGGCTTATTAGTGTATTAGTGTAGTTGGTTGTAGCTTTATGCTACTAACACAATAATAGTAGATTTGATTCTTGCaaggtgaataaattataaataattttttttttgttaggccgaataatttaatatcatttaatTAGTGAAGAAAAGTTGAAATAACTAGTTACTAGCTTAGTTGATTGTAGCTTCATGCTACTAACATGAAGGTCGTAGGCTTACAGATTGAATAAgttagtatttatatttttatcttaGACCGATCGAATAGCTTATTATCGTTTAATCAATGAGGAAAAGCTTGATGTATTATAGTTTCTACAAATGAAGGTGGTAGGCTTGCGGATTGAATAAGTtcgtatttattttttatcttagGCAGTGGTTAAAATAACGATTTCCATTAAAATGGACCTGGGCCTGCTCTCCTCGTATATTTCTTATTTGTGGTTTAAGCAATtagttttaaataattatttgtatttttaaagaaattaaataattactaGTATTgaaagtttaaaattattttaagtattaatttttatttgtaaaataaataatggTTAAATGAATTTTGACATTAGATTGACataaataaagttaatattaGCAAAACCAACCAAATAAATATTTGGAAATTGAAATTTTGTCTTTCAAAAAAGTCATTAAACTTAAAAatacaataatttttatttaattaaggtgttacaaaattaaatttaaatcattaatattttagaGGAGCTAAAATTAAagtatttttttaaattcaaaagttaaaaatattatcATTTAACTAATGAAGAAAAACTTCATATATTATAGTTTCTACAAATGAAACTACTGGTTTATTAGCTCAATTGGTTGTAGCTAGACCTGTTAATGGGTCTGGCTACCCATTTTAGCCCAAAGACCTGTTTAAAATTTGAGAGAGTTTGACTAAAAATATTAAGCTCAAAAAATGAGTTTAGACAGAAAAATTA
The Gossypium arboreum isolate Shixiya-1 chromosome 10, ASM2569848v2, whole genome shotgun sequence genome window above contains:
- the LOC108488677 gene encoding uncharacterized protein LOC108488677: MAIPMVLAILFPPTLFLTGASVLTLLSLAILGVLEIRGINLKYSKFVNTASSSSSIRFKVPSRVGMLLLYTPAFLVGVASFWLYPADDSRFLFLKSAVTIHFFKRLFEVIFIHKYSGKMSLDTMIIILVSYFFLSLSLIYTQTFNQGLSEPSIDLKYLGIVLFLIGISGNFYHHYLLSKLRTNGDKEYKIPKGGLFELAICPHYLFEILEFLGISLISQTLYSFSVTLGSALYFMCRSYVTRKWYMSKFEDFPKEVKALIPFVF